A genomic region of Papaver somniferum cultivar HN1 chromosome 7, ASM357369v1, whole genome shotgun sequence contains the following coding sequences:
- the LOC113295244 gene encoding (S)-tetrahydroprotoberberine N-methyltransferase has product MGSIDEVKKESAGETLRRLLKGEIKDEELKKLIKFQFEKRLQWGYKSSHQEQLSFNLDFIKSLKKMEMSGEIETMNKETYELPSEFLEAVFGKTVKQSMCYFTHESATIDEAEEAAHELYCERAQIKDGQTVLDIGCGQGGLVLYIAQKYKNCHVTGLTNSKAQVNYLLKQAEKLGLTNVDAILADVTQYESDKTYDRLLMIEAIEHMKNLQLFMKKLSTWMTKESLLFVDHVCHKTFAHFFEAVDEDDWYSGFIFPPGCATILAANSLLYFQDDVSVVDHWVVNGMHMARSVDIWRKALDKNMEAAKEILLPGLGGSHETVNGVVTHIRTFCMGGYEQFSMNNGDEWMVAQLLFKKK; this is encoded by the exons ATGGGTTCAATAGATGAGGTCAAGAAGGAATCAGCAGGGGAAACACTAAGGAGATTGTTGAAAGGAGAGATTAAAGATGAGGAACTGAAGAAGCTGATTAAGTTTCAATTCGAGAAACGTCTGCAATGGGGTTATAAATCATCTCATCAAGAACAACTCTCCTTCAACCTTGACTTCATTAAAT CCTTAAAAAAGATGGAAATGTCAGGAGAGATTGAGACAATGAACAAGGAAACCTATGAATTACCCTCAGAATTCTTAGAGGCAGTTTTTGGGAAAACTGTCAAGCAAAG TATGTGTTACTTCACACATGAATCAGCAACAATAGACGAAGCAGAAGAAGCTGCACATGAATTATACTGTGAACGAGCACAAATCAAAGACGGACAAACTGTTCTTGACATTGGTTGTGGTCAAGGTGGTCTAGTTCTATACATTGCTCAGAAATATAAGAACTGCCATGTTACAGGGCTCACTAATTCAAAGGCACAAGTCAATTACTTACTCAAGCAAGCAGA GAAGCTTGGGTTGACAAACGTCGACGCCATACTAGCAGATGTTACTCAGTATGAATCTGACAAGACATACGATCGTCTACTTATGATTGAAGCCATAGAG CATATGAAAAACTTACAGCTGTTCATGAAGAAACTATCAACTTGGATGACAAAAGAAAGTCTTCTCTTTGTGGACCACGTCTGCCACAAAACATTTGCTCACTTTTTTGAG GCAGTCGATGAGGATGACTGGTACTCAGGTTTCATTTTCCCCCCAGGTTGTGCAACCATACTAGCTGCTAATAGTCTCCTCTATTTCCAG GATGATGTTTCAGTTGTGGATCATTGGGTTGTCAATGGAATGCACATGGCTCGTTCAGT AGACATTTGGAGAAAGGCGCTAGACAAAAATATGGAAGCTGCAAAAGAAATTCTATTACCTGGACTTGGAGGAAGCCACGAAACAGTGAATGGAGTCGTTACTCACATTAGAACATTCTGTATGGGAGGCTATGAACAATTCTCAATGAACAATGGAGATGAGTGGATGGTTGCGCAGCTGCTTTTCAAGAAGAAGTAG